Proteins encoded together in one Mycolicibacter minnesotensis window:
- a CDS encoding HNH endonuclease signature motif containing protein — protein MFDVGLPGPESLDAVGDNLLLAAITGWASVEAAAGARRLAAIAELVARRTQGPAQDRSRWACDNWDAAAAEVAAAEHISHGMASGQMYLASALRERLPRVGGLLADGVISVRLAATICWHTTLITDPQVLALVDAELAALATALGPLSAAKTATAIDTLIDRHDPAAVRRASTSARGREVVIDTANSESGVTGLWGRLFAVDAAALDQRLEQLARSVCDDDPRTLAQRRADALGALAAGAGTLACACGTQDCSAAAGTDARATQVVVHVVTEQAAHEPEPKATASRRATTTSGHIIGGGSVPAPLLGDLIRGGATVISLGHHAEAETGYRPSARLAAFIRARDMTCRFPGCDRPATVCDVDHAIAYPYGPTHPANLRCLCRKHHLLKTFWTGSGGWSDRQHSDGSIEWISPTGHTYLTRPASQLLFPALCRPNPPPRAPAAVSSPPTGRGVMMPTRKRTREQDRVRRISAERALNADYAAHVIAERNQPPPF, from the coding sequence ATGTTCGATGTGGGGTTGCCGGGGCCGGAGTCGCTGGACGCCGTCGGCGATAATCTGCTGCTAGCAGCCATCACCGGGTGGGCCAGCGTGGAAGCCGCCGCCGGGGCGCGCCGGTTGGCGGCCATCGCCGAGCTGGTCGCACGGCGCACTCAAGGCCCCGCACAGGACCGGTCGCGCTGGGCATGCGACAACTGGGACGCCGCGGCCGCCGAAGTGGCCGCCGCCGAGCACATCAGCCACGGCATGGCCTCGGGGCAGATGTATCTGGCCTCGGCGCTGCGCGAACGGCTGCCACGCGTGGGTGGTTTGTTGGCCGACGGCGTGATCAGCGTCCGGCTGGCTGCCACCATCTGCTGGCACACCACGTTGATCACCGACCCGCAGGTGCTGGCGCTCGTCGATGCCGAGTTGGCTGCGTTGGCCACCGCGCTCGGCCCGCTATCGGCGGCCAAGACCGCGACTGCCATCGACACGCTCATCGATCGACACGACCCCGCGGCGGTGCGCCGCGCCAGCACCAGCGCACGGGGCCGGGAGGTGGTGATCGACACCGCGAACAGTGAGTCCGGCGTGACCGGGTTGTGGGGCCGACTGTTCGCCGTCGACGCCGCCGCACTCGATCAGCGGTTGGAGCAACTGGCCCGCAGCGTCTGCGACGACGACCCGCGAACCCTGGCCCAGCGCCGCGCTGACGCGCTCGGTGCCCTGGCCGCCGGCGCGGGCACCCTGGCTTGCGCCTGCGGCACACAGGACTGCTCGGCCGCAGCTGGTACCGATGCCCGCGCAACCCAGGTCGTCGTCCATGTGGTTACCGAGCAGGCGGCCCACGAACCTGAGCCGAAAGCCACAGCATCGAGGCGGGCCACCACCACATCAGGGCACATCATCGGCGGAGGCAGCGTGCCGGCGCCCTTGCTCGGGGACCTGATTCGCGGTGGGGCCACTGTCATATCTCTGGGTCATCACGCCGAGGCCGAGACCGGCTATCGCCCCTCCGCCCGACTAGCGGCGTTCATCCGAGCCCGGGATATGACGTGTCGATTCCCCGGTTGCGACCGCCCCGCAACGGTCTGTGACGTCGACCACGCCATCGCCTACCCATACGGTCCGACACATCCGGCCAATCTTCGTTGCCTGTGCCGGAAGCATCACCTGCTCAAGACCTTCTGGACTGGTTCCGGCGGCTGGAGCGACCGGCAGCACTCGGACGGTTCCATCGAATGGATCTCTCCCACCGGCCACACGTATCTCACCCGACCGGCAAGTCAGCTGCTGTTCCCGGCCTTGTGCCGGCCAAACCCGCCACCACGTGCCCCGGCAGCCGTGAGCTCACCACCAACCGGGCGCGGCGTCATGATGCCCACCCGCAAGCGCACCCGGGAGCAAGATCGCGTTCGCCGCATCAGTGCCGAGCGTGCACTCAACGCCGACTATGCAGCCCACGTCATCGCCGAACGAAATCAGCCCCCGCCGTTCTGA
- a CDS encoding CDGP domain-containing protein → MMRYLTGGLATALMATGLAAGWLIANAPAAQAGCEDNPLLFFSTAQKCDGPVQPDGSWQRCVIYYYEPPKSPPSQQDCHSMGPGRDYPFHSFYMPENHIDP, encoded by the coding sequence GTGATGCGCTACCTCACCGGGGGCCTCGCCACGGCATTGATGGCCACCGGGCTGGCTGCCGGATGGCTGATCGCCAACGCACCGGCAGCACAGGCAGGGTGCGAGGACAATCCCCTGCTGTTCTTCTCGACCGCGCAGAAGTGCGACGGTCCGGTTCAGCCCGACGGCAGCTGGCAGCGTTGCGTCATCTACTACTACGAGCCCCCGAAATCACCACCGTCGCAGCAGGACTGCCACTCCATGGGACCCGGCCGGGATTACCCGTTTCACTCGTTCTACATGCCGGAGAACCACATCGACCCGTAG
- a CDS encoding flavodoxin family protein: protein MFEAVLAGASDPQIEGVEVVRRAALEVSPADMLAADGYLLGTPANLGYISGALKHAFDVCYYPILDSTRGRPYGLYLHGNEGTEGAERAVESITTGLGWVKAADYVAISGKPGKSDLEACWELGATVAAQLMAPN, encoded by the coding sequence ATGTTCGAGGCTGTTCTTGCCGGTGCCAGCGACCCGCAGATCGAGGGCGTGGAGGTGGTGCGCCGCGCCGCGCTGGAGGTATCGCCCGCCGACATGCTGGCCGCCGACGGCTACCTGCTGGGCACTCCGGCGAACCTGGGCTATATCAGCGGCGCGCTCAAGCACGCCTTCGACGTCTGTTACTACCCGATCCTGGACTCGACCCGCGGCAGGCCTTACGGCCTCTACCTGCATGGCAACGAAGGCACCGAGGGTGCTGAGCGGGCTGTCGAATCCATCACCACCGGGCTGGGATGGGTCAAAGCCGCCGACTACGTGGCGATTTCGGGCAAGCCCGGCAAGTCGGACCTGGAGGCGTGTTGGGAGCTCGGGGCGACCGTGGCCGCCCAGTTGATGGCCCCCAATTGA
- a CDS encoding tetratricopeptide repeat protein, with protein sequence MVSPAARVKVLLGFMCVAMLMYTVFLGRIALLLITSGSIAATGMGVALLIMPFLGLWAMIATLRDGFAHQRLSRLIAEEGMELDAGALPRRPSGRIERDAADALFHTVRAELDADPDNWRRWYRLARAYEFAGDRRRAREAMKTAVTLQGKQ encoded by the coding sequence ATGGTGTCGCCAGCCGCGCGGGTGAAGGTGCTCCTCGGCTTCATGTGTGTGGCGATGCTCATGTATACGGTCTTTCTGGGCCGGATCGCGCTGCTGCTGATCACCTCCGGCTCGATCGCAGCGACCGGGATGGGGGTGGCGCTGCTGATCATGCCGTTCCTGGGTCTGTGGGCGATGATCGCCACCCTGCGTGACGGTTTCGCGCATCAGCGGCTGTCGCGGTTGATCGCCGAGGAGGGCATGGAACTCGATGCCGGCGCCCTGCCGCGCCGGCCGTCGGGGCGCATCGAACGTGATGCCGCCGATGCCCTGTTCCACACGGTCCGTGCCGAACTCGATGCCGATCCGGACAATTGGCGGCGTTGGTATCGGCTGGCCCGGGCCTACGAATTCGCCGGAGACCGTCGTCGCGCGCGCGAGGCGATGAAGACCGCCGTGACGCTTCAGGGCAAGCAGTGA
- the dapB gene encoding 4-hydroxy-tetrahydrodipicolinate reductase gives MRVAVLGAKGKVGATMVSAVQAAEDLTLSAAVDAGDSLSLLTDSSTQAVIDFTHPAVVMDNLKFLIDNGIHAVVGTTGFTDERLAQVRSWIEAKPGSAVLIAPNFAIGAVLSMHFAAQAAKFFESVEVIELHHPHKADAPSGTATRTAQLIAQARKGLPPNPDATSTGLPGARGADVDGVPVHSVRVAGLVAHQEVLFGTMGETLTIRHDSIDRTSFVPGVLLAVRRVAEFPGLTIGIEPLLDLK, from the coding sequence ATGCGGGTAGCAGTATTGGGTGCCAAGGGTAAAGTCGGCGCGACGATGGTTTCGGCGGTGCAGGCCGCAGAAGATCTGACCCTGTCCGCCGCGGTCGACGCCGGTGATTCGCTGAGCCTGCTGACGGACAGCAGCACCCAGGCGGTGATCGACTTCACTCATCCCGCCGTCGTGATGGACAATCTGAAGTTCTTGATCGACAACGGTATTCACGCCGTCGTGGGCACCACTGGCTTCACCGATGAGCGGCTCGCTCAGGTGCGTTCCTGGATCGAGGCCAAGCCTGGCTCGGCGGTGCTGATCGCGCCGAACTTCGCCATCGGTGCGGTGCTGTCGATGCATTTCGCGGCTCAGGCCGCCAAATTCTTTGAATCGGTGGAGGTCATCGAGCTGCACCACCCGCACAAGGCCGACGCGCCCTCGGGTACCGCGACTCGGACCGCGCAGTTGATCGCCCAGGCCCGAAAGGGGCTGCCGCCCAACCCCGACGCCACCAGCACCGGTCTGCCCGGAGCGCGGGGCGCAGATGTCGACGGTGTTCCGGTGCATTCGGTCCGGGTGGCCGGGTTGGTCGCCCACCAAGAGGTGCTGTTCGGCACCATGGGGGAGACGCTGACCATCCGTCACGACAGCATCGATCGGACCTCGTTCGTTCCCGGGGTGTTGCTGGCGGTGCGTCGGGTCGCGGAGTTCCCCGGGCTCACGATCGGCATCGAGCCCCTGCTCGACCTGAAATAG
- a CDS encoding alpha/beta hydrolase, with amino-acid sequence MSGVAQIHRASWRARIIYAVFAAIMPRLVRWISRRGGPEAMPEMLAQLGRRTNTVARLQRLRPHFRIRFTRDLATGVPVEIVRRADCVAPLGDGAILYFHGGGFFTGGLDTHLHVVATLARRTRLPVVHVDYRQFPVVSVDGSVEDGVGAYRWLLEQGADPAKTVIAGDSAGGFMTFATALRAQQEGLPAPAGVIGISALLELEGTARSTHPNMDTDAFGIADALPDLVEHVCPSLPMRHDLSPINGRLETMPPALLIAAESEILRCDNERLHAALLELGRSSRLELWAKQVHAFPALFGFLPESRAAFELMVRFVAERLAGSGESGEARREVS; translated from the coding sequence ATGTCTGGTGTTGCGCAGATCCATCGTGCCAGTTGGCGGGCCAGAATCATCTACGCCGTCTTTGCGGCCATAATGCCGCGGTTGGTGCGGTGGATCAGTCGCCGCGGGGGCCCCGAAGCCATGCCCGAAATGTTGGCGCAGTTAGGCCGCCGCACCAACACTGTCGCCCGCCTGCAACGGCTTCGACCGCATTTCAGGATCCGCTTCACCCGTGATCTCGCGACGGGGGTTCCCGTCGAGATCGTTCGCAGGGCGGATTGCGTCGCCCCGCTGGGTGACGGCGCCATCTTGTACTTTCACGGCGGCGGATTCTTCACCGGCGGTCTTGACACCCACCTGCACGTCGTGGCGACATTGGCCCGGCGGACCCGGCTTCCGGTCGTCCACGTCGACTACCGCCAATTCCCCGTCGTGAGCGTGGACGGTTCCGTGGAGGACGGCGTCGGTGCCTACCGTTGGCTGCTGGAGCAGGGGGCCGACCCGGCCAAGACGGTGATCGCCGGAGACTCCGCGGGTGGATTCATGACGTTTGCCACCGCGCTGCGAGCTCAGCAGGAAGGGTTGCCGGCCCCGGCCGGGGTCATCGGGATCTCGGCACTGCTGGAGCTCGAAGGAACGGCTCGCAGCACCCACCCGAACATGGACACCGACGCCTTCGGCATAGCGGACGCGCTGCCAGACCTCGTCGAGCATGTCTGCCCGTCGTTGCCGATGCGCCACGATCTGTCCCCGATCAATGGACGACTCGAGACCATGCCACCGGCGCTGCTCATTGCTGCCGAGTCGGAGATCCTGCGCTGCGACAACGAACGGCTGCACGCAGCGCTGCTGGAGCTGGGCCGCTCCAGCCGGCTCGAACTGTGGGCGAAGCAGGTCCACGCATTCCCGGCGTTGTTCGGATTCCTGCCCGAAAGCCGGGCTGCGTTTGAGCTGATGGTCCGATTCGTCGCCGAACGTCTAGCGGGCTCTGGCGAGTCCGGCGAGGCACGCCGGGAAGTGTCCTAA
- a CDS encoding PDR/VanB family oxidoreductase — protein sequence MAGQIWHSRPADLYGRRKHDRLFNALWAAITLFGGAATISRWKPSRIVPVSRTITAVVTKREMLTSDVVALTLADPDGGLLPYWTPGGHIDVQLPSGRRRQYSLCGVPGRRTEYRIAVRRLDDGGGGSVEMHESYAQGDTLLFEGPRNAFYLGTDESDVLFVIGGIGVTPMLPMLREAVARGIQWRAVYAGRSRADMPLLDEVLAVDPDRVTVWADDEHGRFAGTDELLAGAGPRTAVYVCGPSAMLEAVRVTRNQHADAPLHYERFSPPPVIDGVPFELELARSQRVLVIPADRSALDVMLDVDPTAAYSCRQGFCGTCKVKVVAGQVERRGRTAEADDEMLVCVSRASQGRIVIDA from the coding sequence GTGGCTGGACAGATCTGGCATTCGCGCCCAGCTGATCTCTACGGCCGGCGAAAACACGACCGGCTGTTCAACGCGCTCTGGGCAGCGATCACCCTCTTCGGCGGCGCCGCGACGATTTCGCGGTGGAAGCCGTCCCGGATTGTCCCGGTATCCCGGACGATCACGGCAGTGGTCACCAAGCGGGAGATGCTGACCAGCGACGTGGTGGCCTTGACCCTGGCGGACCCCGACGGCGGCCTACTGCCGTACTGGACGCCGGGCGGTCACATCGATGTCCAGCTGCCCTCGGGGCGCCGGCGGCAGTACTCGCTGTGCGGGGTGCCCGGCCGGCGTACCGAGTACCGGATCGCCGTGCGTCGGCTCGACGACGGGGGCGGCGGCTCGGTCGAGATGCATGAGTCCTACGCCCAGGGCGACACGCTGCTGTTCGAAGGACCGCGCAATGCGTTCTACCTGGGTACGGACGAGAGCGACGTGCTGTTCGTCATCGGCGGTATCGGGGTGACGCCCATGCTGCCGATGCTGCGCGAAGCTGTCGCCCGCGGCATCCAGTGGCGCGCGGTGTATGCCGGACGGAGCCGAGCCGATATGCCGCTGCTGGACGAGGTGCTGGCCGTCGACCCCGATCGAGTCACCGTGTGGGCCGACGACGAGCATGGGCGGTTCGCCGGGACCGACGAGTTGCTCGCGGGGGCCGGACCGCGGACCGCGGTGTACGTGTGTGGTCCCAGCGCGATGCTCGAAGCCGTGCGCGTCACCCGCAATCAACATGCCGACGCGCCATTGCATTACGAACGATTCAGTCCACCTCCGGTGATTGATGGGGTGCCCTTCGAATTGGAACTGGCGCGGTCGCAGCGCGTGTTGGTGATTCCCGCGGACCGCTCCGCGCTGGATGTGATGCTCGACGTCGATCCGACCGCCGCATACTCCTGCCGACAGGGCTTCTGCGGTACGTGCAAGGTGAAGGTCGTCGCCGGCCAGGTCGAGCGGCGCGGGCGCACCGCGGAAGCTGACGACGAGATGCTGGTGTGCGTCTCGCGGGCCAGCCAGGGACGGATCGTCATCGACGCCTGA
- a CDS encoding alpha/beta fold hydrolase, giving the protein MTPAATTVKSADGVTLAVHTYTDLDPKRPTILAIHGYPDNHHVWDGVARQLLEQHPDRYNVVAYDVRGAGTSSAPANRSGYRFPSLIADVAAVIEHLGRQGIDQVHLLGHDWGSIQGWAAITDSRVAANVGSYTSISGPHLDYAGRFLRSARNLRTLGDVIRQLLESSYIWLFLTPRVPEAAFRSGLGVRVLNWLDRIGRSGRPQPTMPRGENDYVNGLNLYRANMPGPFLKPSHPLPTTEVAVQVLAPRLDVFVSPALQRFTGSIAPHHRVVDIDGGHWVVIDRPDMIARLTDEWVQQSVAGGAGASGTGMRHA; this is encoded by the coding sequence ATGACGCCTGCCGCCACCACCGTGAAGTCCGCCGACGGTGTCACCCTGGCAGTTCACACTTACACCGACCTGGACCCGAAGCGGCCGACCATCCTCGCGATCCACGGCTACCCGGACAACCATCACGTCTGGGACGGTGTAGCTCGCCAGCTCCTTGAGCAGCACCCGGATCGCTACAACGTCGTCGCTTACGACGTGCGCGGAGCCGGGACGTCCTCGGCGCCGGCGAACCGGTCCGGATACCGATTCCCCTCCCTGATCGCCGATGTCGCGGCGGTGATCGAGCACTTGGGACGGCAGGGGATCGACCAAGTCCACCTATTGGGCCATGACTGGGGCTCTATCCAGGGCTGGGCCGCCATCACCGACAGTCGAGTAGCGGCCAACGTCGGCTCCTACACCTCGATCTCAGGCCCTCACCTGGACTATGCGGGCCGGTTCCTTCGGTCGGCGCGCAATCTGCGCACCCTGGGCGATGTCATCAGGCAGCTGCTGGAGTCGAGCTACATCTGGTTGTTCTTGACGCCGCGGGTTCCCGAAGCCGCGTTCCGCTCCGGACTGGGAGTCCGGGTCCTGAACTGGTTGGACCGAATCGGCCGATCCGGCCGCCCGCAACCGACCATGCCGCGAGGCGAGAACGACTACGTCAACGGCCTCAACCTGTATCGGGCGAACATGCCGGGTCCCTTTCTCAAACCGTCGCACCCGCTCCCCACGACGGAGGTTGCGGTCCAAGTGCTTGCTCCCCGCCTGGATGTATTCGTCAGCCCGGCCCTGCAGCGATTCACCGGTTCGATCGCGCCCCATCACCGAGTCGTCGATATCGACGGTGGCCACTGGGTAGTCATCGATCGCCCCGATATGATCGCTCGGCTCACCGACGAGTGGGTACAGCAGAGCGTGGCCGGTGGGGCCGGCGCGTCCGGTACCGGCATGCGGCACGCCTGA
- a CDS encoding metal-dependent hydrolase — MLSVDDTAAGPHSPEQGVLDHERIVLQARDVGFDWSDLPVHYVPGEPFVTHFCDVLHLLLPAGEEFFVEVFKQALPLIKDDQLRLDVQGFIGQEAMHSQAHTAVVDQLAARGVDMSPFTAQITWLFGKLLGDRPNWSKRRQQRWLLERIALVAAVEHYTAILGEWILDSPALDEIGAHPVMLDMLRWHGAEEVEHKAVAFDVMKHLRAGFLRQVRTQLAVTPLMLLMWVRGLRYMYKVDPQLPAGTKPRWRDWFIAARRGLVPSPFEFLPAIASYYRPGFHPAQLGGVEKAVNYLAVSPAARATH; from the coding sequence ATGCTCAGCGTCGACGACACCGCGGCAGGCCCGCACTCACCCGAACAGGGGGTGCTGGACCACGAGCGCATCGTCCTGCAGGCCCGCGACGTCGGATTCGACTGGTCGGACCTCCCGGTGCACTATGTGCCCGGGGAGCCCTTCGTCACCCACTTCTGCGACGTGCTGCACCTGCTGCTGCCCGCCGGCGAGGAGTTCTTCGTCGAGGTGTTCAAGCAGGCACTTCCGCTGATCAAAGACGACCAGCTGCGGCTCGACGTCCAGGGATTCATCGGCCAGGAAGCCATGCACTCCCAGGCGCACACCGCCGTCGTGGACCAGCTGGCCGCCCGCGGCGTGGACATGTCGCCGTTCACCGCGCAGATCACCTGGCTGTTCGGCAAGTTGCTGGGCGACCGGCCGAACTGGAGCAAACGTCGTCAACAGCGCTGGCTGTTGGAACGAATCGCGCTGGTGGCCGCTGTCGAGCACTACACCGCGATTCTGGGGGAGTGGATCTTGGACAGCCCCGCCTTGGACGAGATCGGGGCGCATCCGGTGATGCTGGACATGTTGCGTTGGCATGGAGCCGAAGAGGTCGAGCACAAGGCCGTCGCATTCGACGTGATGAAGCACCTGCGGGCCGGATTCCTCCGGCAGGTCCGCACCCAGCTGGCCGTCACACCTCTCATGCTGCTGATGTGGGTGCGCGGACTCCGCTACATGTACAAGGTGGACCCCCAGCTGCCGGCCGGCACCAAGCCACGCTGGCGAGACTGGTTCATCGCGGCGCGTCGTGGGCTCGTGCCCTCGCCCTTCGAATTCCTGCCGGCCATCGCGTCCTACTACCGTCCCGGTTTCCACCCGGCCCAACTCGGCGGCGTGGAGAAGGCGGTCAACTACCTGGCCGTTTCCCCGGCTGCCCGCGCCACACACTGA
- a CDS encoding PE family protein produces MSFLAAQTEELRTAADSLGGTGLALAAQNTAAQAPTTGVVPPSADEVSAMTAAKFAAHALMYQQVSAQATAIHEMFVATLASSSNSYAAAEAANALAAG; encoded by the coding sequence TTGAGTTTCCTAGCCGCACAGACCGAAGAACTCAGGACGGCAGCCGACAGTCTGGGCGGTACCGGCCTCGCACTCGCAGCCCAGAACACGGCAGCTCAAGCTCCCACCACCGGCGTTGTCCCTCCCTCCGCCGACGAGGTCTCGGCGATGACCGCGGCGAAATTTGCCGCACACGCGCTGATGTATCAGCAGGTCAGCGCTCAAGCCACGGCGATTCACGAGATGTTTGTCGCCACTCTTGCCTCCAGCAGTAACTCCTATGCGGCCGCTGAGGCCGCCAACGCCCTCGCGGCCGGTTGA
- a CDS encoding PPE family protein, translating into MDFAMLPPEVNSGRMYAGPGAGSLLAAGAAWDELAAELHLTAANYQSIISGLTSGGWQGVSSTRMAAAAAPYITWLTATGAQAEQAGAQAKAAAAAHAAAFSMTVPPPVITANRAQLATLVATNFFGQNAPAIAATEAMYAEMWAQDATAMLSYSVAAEAASQMAPFGPPPQTANPAGTAAQEAATAQALGQGAAQAAVNGAMEVLPGAAQSTIPPVIADILADLGAWGASPIGTALSLTIIAAFIPEYLIAGAALPSPFGLEAASPMSIAAGVPLGLAPTLAAPASAGLASATSASVGSAQSVSGLSVPKAWATAAPEMRLAAAEVDAPSVVAAEGFGGGMLGGMPLFGGAPLMAMGGRGANGQYRENKSVEEAKRKAVKGRRSTMW; encoded by the coding sequence ATGGATTTCGCAATGCTTCCGCCGGAGGTCAACTCCGGACGTATGTACGCCGGGCCGGGCGCGGGGTCACTCCTGGCCGCAGGGGCAGCCTGGGATGAACTAGCCGCCGAACTGCACCTCACCGCCGCCAACTACCAGTCGATTATCTCTGGCCTTACCAGCGGAGGGTGGCAGGGCGTCTCGTCGACGCGCATGGCAGCCGCCGCCGCGCCGTACATCACGTGGCTCACCGCCACCGGGGCGCAGGCCGAGCAGGCCGGCGCACAGGCCAAGGCCGCGGCCGCTGCCCACGCGGCAGCGTTCTCGATGACGGTGCCGCCACCGGTGATCACCGCCAACAGGGCGCAGCTGGCGACGCTGGTCGCGACCAACTTCTTCGGCCAGAACGCCCCGGCCATCGCCGCGACCGAGGCCATGTACGCCGAGATGTGGGCGCAAGATGCCACCGCGATGCTCAGCTACTCGGTGGCCGCGGAGGCGGCGTCGCAGATGGCACCGTTCGGGCCTCCACCGCAGACCGCCAACCCCGCGGGAACCGCGGCGCAGGAGGCAGCCACCGCCCAGGCCCTCGGGCAAGGGGCCGCACAAGCGGCGGTCAACGGAGCGATGGAGGTGTTGCCGGGCGCGGCGCAATCGACCATTCCCCCGGTCATCGCCGACATTCTCGCCGATCTCGGGGCCTGGGGAGCCTCTCCGATTGGAACTGCACTGAGCCTCACCATCATTGCGGCCTTCATCCCCGAATACTTGATTGCCGGCGCCGCACTTCCGTCCCCCTTCGGCTTGGAAGCGGCATCGCCGATGTCCATCGCGGCGGGCGTACCTCTCGGCCTGGCACCGACGTTGGCCGCACCTGCCTCGGCGGGCCTGGCCTCGGCCACCTCGGCCTCCGTGGGCAGCGCACAGTCGGTCAGCGGCTTGTCGGTGCCCAAGGCCTGGGCCACTGCCGCCCCGGAGATGCGTTTGGCAGCAGCTGAAGTCGATGCACCCAGTGTGGTGGCCGCAGAAGGATTCGGCGGCGGGATGCTCGGTGGGATGCCCCTGTTCGGCGGCGCACCGTTGATGGCGATGGGCGGCCGTGGCGCGAACGGTCAGTACCGGGAGAACAAGTCGGTCGAGGAAGCCAAGCGAAAGGCCGTCAAGGGAAGACGATCAACCATGTGGTGA
- a CDS encoding WXG100 family type VII secretion target — MATRFMTDPDAMRSMAGRFDVHAQTVEDEARRMWASSTNISGAGWGGLAERTSMDTMGQMQTAFRNIVNMLHGVRDGLIRDANHYEQQEAASQQILSGS; from the coding sequence GTGGCTACACGTTTTATGACTGACCCGGACGCGATGCGTTCGATGGCGGGTCGTTTTGATGTGCATGCGCAGACCGTGGAGGACGAGGCTCGTCGGATGTGGGCGTCGTCGACGAACATTTCCGGTGCGGGTTGGGGTGGTCTGGCGGAGCGTACGTCGATGGACACCATGGGTCAGATGCAGACGGCGTTTCGCAACATTGTGAACATGCTGCATGGTGTGCGCGATGGGTTGATTCGGGACGCGAACCACTATGAGCAGCAGGAAGCTGCGTCGCAGCAGATCCTGTCGGGCAGCTAG
- a CDS encoding WXG100 family type VII secretion target — MSINYQFGDVDAHGALIRAQAASLEAEHQAIVHDVLAAGDFWGGAGSVACQEFVAQLGRNFAVIYQQANSHGQKVQSAGNNMANTDASIGSSWA; from the coding sequence ATGTCGATTAACTACCAGTTCGGTGATGTGGATGCTCACGGTGCGTTGATTCGTGCTCAGGCGGCGTCGTTGGAGGCGGAGCACCAGGCGATCGTGCATGACGTGTTGGCTGCCGGTGATTTCTGGGGTGGCGCTGGTTCGGTGGCGTGCCAGGAGTTTGTGGCGCAGTTGGGCCGGAACTTCGCGGTGATCTACCAGCAGGCGAACTCGCATGGTCAGAAGGTGCAGTCGGCCGGCAACAACATGGCCAACACCGACGCCTCGATTGGTTCCAGCTGGGCTTAG